CGCCGGCGTGGATCGCCTCGACCACGGCCACGCACTCGGGGATGTGCACGCTCTCCAGCAAGCCGCGGTCTCGCGCAGAGACCAGGTTGTGTGGCGACTCAGCGATCAGATGGCCGAGAAGGGCCAGCTGCTCACCGATCCCCAGGCCGTCCCCCGAGCGTTCGCCGACCGTCAGCCCGTCGGCCCTGCCGCTCCCTGCACGAGAAACGCGGGCCGGACTGTCGTCCCGGCCCGCGTCGTGCTCGGGGCCCTCCGTGGAGCCCGCCATCCCTAACCCTCCGGCCGGATGACCACGCGGCGACGCGGCTCGGCGCCTTCGCTCGCGGAGGTCACGCCACCAGCGGCGGCGGCCAGGTTGTGCATCATCTTGCGCTCGTAGGCGTCCATCGGCTCGAGCTTGACCGGCTCGAGGGTCTCCCTGACCTCAGCGATGGCCTCACGGCAGCGCTCGCGCAGCTTCTCCAGCTGGCGGGAGCGGTAGCCCTCCACGTCCACCCTGACGTGGGAGCGGCGCTCGGTCTGGCGCTGCACGGAGCAACGAACGAGCTCCTGCAGGGCGTCGAGGGTGGCACCACGTCGGCCGATCAACAGCCCGGAACCCACCTCCTGGACGGTAACGGTGGCCTGGTCGGGCTGGACCTCGATGTCGATGTCCCCCGGCAGGTCCAGGATGTCGAGAAGCCCCTCCACGAAGTCAGCGGCGAGGTCTGCATCCTCGTCCAGCAGCTCCATGGTGGTGCGCTCGTCGGACTCGGCTTCCTGAACGTCG
The nucleotide sequence above comes from Euzebya pacifica. Encoded proteins:
- a CDS encoding protein jag, with the translated sequence MTDVQEAESDERTTMELLDEDADLAADFVEGLLDILDLPGDIDIEVQPDQATVTVQEVGSGLLIGRRGATLDALQELVRCSVQRQTERRSHVRVDVEGYRSRQLEKLRERCREAIAEVRETLEPVKLEPMDAYERKMMHNLAAAAGGVTSASEGAEPRRRVVIRPEG